The Bacteroidales bacterium nucleotide sequence TTTTTTAGGCGACACATTAAAGCAAATAGAAGCAATGCCCGAAACTACATTTGACGAAATCGTAAATAAATATGTAGAAATGAACATTGCACACCCTTTTATGGAAGGCAATGGCAGAAGCACAAGGATATGGTTGGATTTGATACTAAAAAAACGCCTCAAAAAATGCGTAGACTGGAGTAAAATAAGCAAGCGTGATTACATGAATGCAATGGTGCTAAGCGCAACAAAAAGTAATGTATTAAAAACACTTTTGGAAAAAGCGCTCACCACTAAAATAAACGACCGTGAAATGTTTATGAAAGGAATTGACTACTCATATTACTACGAAGAAAATGACTAATAAAAATATTAGTAATATAGCAACTCAAAAGTTATGCATAATTTTGAAACGATATAAAAAAAAAATCGTTAAAAAGATACATAAAATATGAATGCCATGAAACATACTCTTT carries:
- a CDS encoding Fic family protein gives rise to the protein FLGDTLKQIEAMPETTFDEIVNKYVEMNIAHPFMEGNGRSTRIWLDLILKKRLKKCVDWSKISKRDYMNAMVLSATKSNVLKTLLEKALTTKINDREMFMKGIDYSYYYEEND